TCCTCAAGGTCATCGAGGCGTTCGTCCCTCGGCCCTTGAGGGCGATCACGCGGCCAGAAAACAACTGGACCCTCTCCTTGTCGCCCTCGGTGATTTTCAGGTAAACCTTCACGGTGTCACCCACTCTCACCTGGGGCAGCTTTTTGAGATATTCCTTTTCAAGCTCTTCGATAATATTCATACAGCGGACTCCTTGTCGTTCAATGTGTCTCCGATAGCTCCCGCATCAATTCCCTGTCTTCCCGGCTCAGCTCCGCCCGCGCGATGAGGTCCGGCCTCCGGGCGAGCGTCCTGCGCAATGCCTCCCGCCTGCGCCACCTCCTGACCTTCTCGTGGTCGCCGGAGATCAGCACCTCGGGCACCTCGCGGCCACGAAAGACCCGGGGCTTTGTATACTGGGGGTAATCGAGAAGCCCCTCGTAGAAGGAGTCTTCCCGGATCGAGCGTTCGTCTCCGACCACCCCCGGCAGCAAGCGTACCACCGCGTCAATGAGCAGCATCGCCGCCAATGATCCGTTGCTGATTACAAAATCTCCTATTGAGATCTCCTCATCAACCAGGAGGTCGCGAACCCGCTCGTCAACCCCTTCGTAGTGACCGCTGATGAGGACCAGGTGCGTCATGCGCGACAACCGCTTCGCCAGTCCCTGGTCGAGCACCCTCCCCTGGGGAGAGAGGAGGACCACGTGGCTTTCCTTCCGGCGCAGGCGCTCCATCGCGGCGTCAATGACGCTCACCATCATCACCATGCCCGCCCCGCCGCCGTACGGCGTGTCGTCCACGGTCTTGTGCCGGTCAACAGCCCAATCACGGAGGTTGTGGATCGAGAGGTCGAGGGCGCCCTTCTCCCGCGCCCGCTTCATGATGCTCTCATCAAAGTACCCGGTGAACATCCCCGGGAAAAGGGTCAAGACGTCGATCTTCAACTGTTGCGATGCCATTTCTTCACACGCGGGGCCACGCTATTCGATAATTTCCAGCATGGCGCGAATACCGGCCTTGGCGGCCGCAGACCCAAGGAGGGTGCGGATGGCTTTGATCGTGCGTCCCTGCTTGCCGATGACCTTACCGATATCGCTCTCGTTGCACCGGAGTTCGAATATCACCGTCTTTTCGCCGTCTATCTGTGTGACGCTCACCTCTTCTGGACGATCAACCAGCGCTTTCACCACGTACTCGATAAACTCTTTCATCGCAGCCACCTCCCGATCGCCTCGCTCCGTCGTCTCACCGCGCG
This window of the Candidatus Auribacterota bacterium genome carries:
- the rplS gene encoding 50S ribosomal protein L19, with product MNIIEELEKEYLKKLPQVRVGDTVKVYLKITEGDKERVQLFSGRVIALKGRGTNASMTLRKVSYGEGVERMFLLNSPRVDKIEVIKREAVRRAKLYYLRKQEGGK
- a CDS encoding KH domain-containing protein; the encoded protein is MKEFIEYVVKALVDRPEEVSVTQIDGEKTVIFELRCNESDIGKVIGKQGRTIKAIRTLLGSAAAKAGIRAMLEIIE
- the trmD gene encoding tRNA (guanosine(37)-N1)-methyltransferase TrmD, with translation MASQQLKIDVLTLFPGMFTGYFDESIMKRAREKGALDLSIHNLRDWAVDRHKTVDDTPYGGGAGMVMMVSVIDAAMERLRRKESHVVLLSPQGRVLDQGLAKRLSRMTHLVLISGHYEGVDERVRDLLVDEEISIGDFVISNGSLAAMLLIDAVVRLLPGVVGDERSIREDSFYEGLLDYPQYTKPRVFRGREVPEVLISGDHEKVRRWRRREALRRTLARRPDLIARAELSREDRELMRELSETH